The following are from one region of the Gossypium hirsutum isolate 1008001.06 chromosome D03, Gossypium_hirsutum_v2.1, whole genome shotgun sequence genome:
- the LOC107949823 gene encoding eukaryotic peptide chain release factor subunit 1-3 has product MADGHESDKNIEIWKIKKLIKALEAARGNGTSMISLIMPPRDQISRVTKMLGDEFGTASNIKSRVNRQSVLGAITSAQQRLKLYSKVPPNGLVLYTGTIVTDDGKEKKVTIDFEPFRPINASLYLCDNKFHTEALNELLESDDKFGFIVMDGNGTLFGTLSGNTREVLHKFSVDLPKKHGRGGQSALRFARLRMEKRHNYVRKTAELATQFFINPSTSQPNVSGLILAGSADFKTELSQSDMFDQRLQAKILNVVDVSYGGENGFNQAIELSSEILANVKFIQEKRLIGKYFEEISQDTGKYVFGVDDTLKALEMGAVETLIVWENLDINRYQLKNSTTGEITIKHLNKEQEANESNFRDPVSSADLEVVEKMPLLEWFANEYRQFGCSLEFVTNKSQEGSQFCRGFGGIGGILRYQLDMRSFDEFSDEEVYDDSE; this is encoded by the coding sequence ATGGCAGACGGTCACGAGAGTGACAAGAATATTGAGATATGGAAGATCAAGAAGCTTATTAAAGCACTTGAAGCCGCTAGAGGCAACGGCACCAGCATGATATCTCTCATAATGCCTCCACGTGATCAGATTTCAAGGGTTACCAAGATGCTTGGAGATGAATTTGGAACAGCTTCAAACATCAAAAGCAGAGTCAACCGTCAATCCGTGTTAGGTGCTATCACATCTGCTCAGCAGAGGCTCAAACTTTATAGTAAGGTTCCTCCCAACGGACTTGTGCTCTACACTGGAACAATTGTGACTGATgatgggaaagaaaagaaagtcaCAATTGATTTTGAGCCTTTCAGGCCTATAAATGCTTCTCTTTATCTCTGTGACAACAAGTTTCACACGGAGGCACTGAATGAACTTTTGGAGTCGGATGATAAGTTTGGCTTTATTGTGATGGATGGCAATGGAACTCTTTTTGGGACATTAAGTGGTAACACCAGGGAGGTACTTCATAAGTTCAGTGTTGATCTTCCAAAGAAGCATGGGAGAGGTGGACAATCAGCCCTTCGTTTTGCTCGACTTCGAATGGAAAAGCGCCACAACTATGTGAGGAAGACAGCTGAACTTGCTACTCAATTTTTTATCAACCCTTCCACCAGCCAGCCTAATGTATCTGGATTAATATTGGCTGGATCAGCTGATTTCAAAACTGAGCTGAGTCAATCTGATATGTTTGATCAGCGGCTTCAGGCTAAGATTCTGAATGTGGTTGATGTCTCTTATGGAGGAGAGAATGGTTTCAACCAGGCAATTGAGCTTTCCTCTGAAATACTGGCGAATGTGAAATTCATACAGGAGAAGCGCTTAATAGGGAAATACTTTGAGGAGATCAGTCAAGATACTGGGAAGTATGTTTTCGGAGTGGATGACACACTGAAGGCCTTGGAGATGGGAGCCGTTGAGACACTTATAGTGTGGGAAAATCTGGACATAAATCGGTATCAGCTGAAGAATAGCACTACTGGTGAAATTaccataaaacatttaaacaagGAGCAGGAAGCCAATGAGAGCAACTTCCGCGATCCAGTCAGCTCTGCAGATCTGGAGGTTGTTGAGAAGATGCCACTGTTAGAGTGGTTTGCTAATGAATACAGGCAGTTTGGCTGTAGCCTTGAGTTCGTTACCAACAAATCCCAGGAGGGTTCTCAGTTCTGCCGTGGGTTTGGCGGTATTGGAGGCATCCTTCGATACCAACTAGACATGCGATCATTTGATGAATTTTCTGATGAAGAAGTATATGATGATTCTGAATAG
- the LOC107949822 gene encoding pentatricopeptide repeat-containing protein At1g74630 isoform X1, with the protein MNNAPHHCLSLLTSCKTLKILKQIHASLVKTSHHSDPFFAGKLILHSAVTVPGAVHYARRFFLNFPNPDVFMYNTLIRGFSESGIPQNSIFTFIDMCGKSLVPPDSFSFAFVLKAAANHGSLRTGIQLHCQALIHGFETHLFVGTTLISMYGECGSVYFAKKVFDQMREPNVVAWNAVITACFRCGDVKGARKMFDMMPFKNSTSSNVMLAGYAKAGEMELARKVFWEMKVKDDVSWSTMIVGLAHNGFFDEAFAYFRELRMIGLRPNEVSLTGVLSGCAQVGASEFGKILHGFIEKSGFNWITTVNNALVDMYARCGNVGMARLVFRSMLHKSVVSWTSMIEGLAMHGYAEEAIRVFHEMEGCGIRPDWITFVSLLYACSHAGLIEQGCNYFSRMKDVYDIDPTVEHYGCMVDLYGRAGYLQKAYDFVCQMPITPNAIIWRTLLGACGIHGNVELAEQVKPRLFDLEPYDSSDNVLLSNIYAVAGKWKDVATVRRSMTDQKIKKTPGWSMIEVDRTLYRFVAGEKTNKTTAEAYEKLKEIIKRLRLEGGYVPEVASVLHDVDEEEKEDSVSKHSEKLAVAFGISRLCKGRVIRIVKNLRICRDCHTVMKLISKVYGLKLVVRDRSRFHSFDDGTCSCKDYW; encoded by the coding sequence ATGAACAACGCACCCCACCACTGCCTCTCTTTGTTAACCAGCTGCAAAACTCTCAAAATCCTCAAACAAATCCACGCTTCTCTCGTCAAAACCAGCCACCACTCCGACCCTTTTTTCGCCGGAAAACTAATTCTCCATAGCGCAGTAACGGTCCCCGGTGCTGTCCACTACGCTCGCCGTTTCTTCCTTAACTTCCCAAACCCGGATGTCTTCATGTATAACACGCTTATTCGAGGGTTCTCGGAATCGGGTATCCCTCAGAATTCAATATTTACTTTCATAGATATGTGTGGGAAATCATTGGTTCCTCCTGATAGCTTCTCTTTCGCGTTTGTTCTTAAGGCGGCGGCAAATCACGGGTCGTTGAGAACTGGGATTCAGCTTCATTGTCAAGCTCTGATTCATGGTTTTGAAACCCATTTGTTTGTTGGCACGACCTTGATTAGCATGTATGGAGAATGCGGCTCTGTTTATTTTGCGAAGAAAGTGTTTGACCAAATGCGTGAACCAAATGTTGTAGCTTGGAATGCTGTTATCACGGCTTGTTTTAGGTGTGGTGATGTAAAGGGTGCACGAAAAATGTTTGATATGATGCCTTTTAAGAATTCGACTTCATCGAATGTAATGCTTGCAGGGTATGCGAAAGCTGGGGAGATGGAGCTTGCCAGGAAAGTGTTTTGGGAGATGAAAGTGAAGGATGATGTTTCTTGGAGTACTATGATTGTCGGATTAGCGCATAATGGGTTCTTTGATGAGGCTTTTGCGTACTTTAGGGAGTTGCGAATGATAGGGTTGAGACCCAATGAGGTTAGCTTGACTGGGGTGCTCTCAGGCTGCGCACAAGTTGGGGCATCTGAGTTTGGTAAAATCTTACATGGGTTTATTGAGAAATCTGGGTTTAATTGGATTACTACCGTGAACAATGCACTTGTGGATATGTATGCAAGGTGTGGGAATGTAGGGATGGCTCGATTAGTTTTTCGGAGTATGCTACATAAAAGTGTTGTTTCTTGGACATCAATGATAGAGGGGCTTGCAATGCATGGTTATGCGGAAGAGGCGATACGGGTTTTCCATGAGATGGAAGGGTGCGGAATTAGGCCAGATTGGATTACCTTTGTTTCACTCCTATACGCTTGTAGTCATGCCGGGTTGATTGAACAAGGATGTAACTATTTTTCTAGGATGAAGGATGTGTATGATATCGACCCTACGGTTGAGCACTATGGCTGCATGGTTGATTTGTATGGTCGAGCTGGTTACCTGCAGAAGGCTTATGACTTTGTATGTCAAATGCCAATAACGCCTAATGCTATAATTTGGCGAACTCTTCTTGGTGCTTGCGGCATTCATGGGAATGTTGAGTTGGCAGAGCAAGTAAAGCCAAGACTTTTTGATCTAGAACCTTATGATTCGAGTGATAATGTGCTGCTGTCAAATATTTATGCAGTTGCAGGGAAATGGAAGGATGTCGCCACTGTGAGGCGGTCAATGACAGATCAGAAGATTAAGAAAACACCTGGTTGGAGTATGATCGAAGTTGACAGGACATTGTATAGGTTCGTGGCAGGGGAAAAAACGAATAAGACTACAGCAGAGGCTTACGAGAAGCTTAAGGAGATAATTAAAAGGCTTAGGCTTGAGGGAGGTTATGTTCCTGAAGTTGCAAGTGTGTTGCACGATGTAGATGAGGAAGAAAAGGAAGATTCGGTATCCAAACACAGCGAGAAGCTTGCTGTAGCTTTCGGGATCTCAAGGCTTTGTAAGGGGAGGGTTATAAGAATAGTAAAGAATCTGAGAATATGCAGAGATTGTCATACAGTTATGAAGTTGATCTCTAAGGTTTATGGATTAAAACTCGTTGTCAGAGATCGAAGTCGGTTTCACTCATTCGATGATGGCACTTGTTCTTGCAAAGATTACTGGTGA
- the LOC107949821 gene encoding protein EMBRYO DEFECTIVE 514: protein MAEKEASPEPAEANPPTEDMDLENLDSSAQNPNAGDDANGDSKSKRGREEDGEETEDVSKKQKLEKSVEEERLEKKSDESPESGRVRLGPKEFGSSSEMLDYFCYLLYHWGTQLNFNKYEHMVLLDLLKKGHLEPERKIGGGVKAFQIRNHPQWKSKCFFVIRDDETMDDFSFRKCIDHILPLPEDLKGKSNSNRASGGGGSWRGRGGKGGGRGRGKGGKSRN, encoded by the exons ATGGCGGAGAAAGAGGCGTCGCCGGAGCCCGCCGAGGCCAACCCACCAACTGAAGACATGGATCTCGAAAACCTTGACTCCTCCGCCCAAAACCCTAATGCCGGAGACGACGCCAACGGTGACTCCAAATCGAAGCGCGGGAGAGAGGAAGACGGCGAAGAAACCGAAGACGTTTCCAAAAAACAGAAACTGGAGAAGTCCGTAGAGGAAGAAAGGTTGGAGAAGAAGTCAGATGAGTCACCGGAGTCGGGTCGTGTACGGCTCGGTCCGAAGGAGTTCGGGTCGTCTTCGGAGATGTTGGATTACTTTTGCTATTTGCTTTATCATTGGGGTACTCAACTGAACTTTAACAAG TATGAACATATGGTATTGCTGGACTTGCTTAAAAAAGGTCATCTAGAGCCTGAGAGAAAGATTGGTGGAGGGGTCAAAGCTTTCCAAATCCGTAATCATCCCCAGTGGAAGAGTAAATGTTTCTTTGTGATTAGGGATGATGAAACTATGGATGATTTTAGCTTCCGCAAGTGTATTGATCATATCCTTCCCTTGCCTGAAGATTTGAAGGGAAAGAGCAATTCAAACAGGGCATCGGGTGGCGGTGGCAGTTGGAGAGGACGTGGTGGGAAAGGAGGCGGACGAGGCCGTGGAAAAGGTGGTAAGTCAAGAAACTAA
- the LOC107949822 gene encoding pentatricopeptide repeat-containing protein At1g74630 isoform X2, producing the protein MSSCITRLFEGSRNRAAANHGSLRTGIQLHCQALIHGFETHLFVGTTLISMYGECGSVYFAKKVFDQMREPNVVAWNAVITACFRCGDVKGARKMFDMMPFKNSTSSNVMLAGYAKAGEMELARKVFWEMKVKDDVSWSTMIVGLAHNGFFDEAFAYFRELRMIGLRPNEVSLTGVLSGCAQVGASEFGKILHGFIEKSGFNWITTVNNALVDMYARCGNVGMARLVFRSMLHKSVVSWTSMIEGLAMHGYAEEAIRVFHEMEGCGIRPDWITFVSLLYACSHAGLIEQGCNYFSRMKDVYDIDPTVEHYGCMVDLYGRAGYLQKAYDFVCQMPITPNAIIWRTLLGACGIHGNVELAEQVKPRLFDLEPYDSSDNVLLSNIYAVAGKWKDVATVRRSMTDQKIKKTPGWSMIEVDRTLYRFVAGEKTNKTTAEAYEKLKEIIKRLRLEGGYVPEVASVLHDVDEEEKEDSVSKHSEKLAVAFGISRLCKGRVIRIVKNLRICRDCHTVMKLISKVYGLKLVVRDRSRFHSFDDGTCSCKDYW; encoded by the exons ATGTCTTCATGTATAACACGCTTATTCGAGGGTTCTCGGAATCGG GCGGCGGCAAATCACGGGTCGTTGAGAACTGGGATTCAGCTTCATTGTCAAGCTCTGATTCATGGTTTTGAAACCCATTTGTTTGTTGGCACGACCTTGATTAGCATGTATGGAGAATGCGGCTCTGTTTATTTTGCGAAGAAAGTGTTTGACCAAATGCGTGAACCAAATGTTGTAGCTTGGAATGCTGTTATCACGGCTTGTTTTAGGTGTGGTGATGTAAAGGGTGCACGAAAAATGTTTGATATGATGCCTTTTAAGAATTCGACTTCATCGAATGTAATGCTTGCAGGGTATGCGAAAGCTGGGGAGATGGAGCTTGCCAGGAAAGTGTTTTGGGAGATGAAAGTGAAGGATGATGTTTCTTGGAGTACTATGATTGTCGGATTAGCGCATAATGGGTTCTTTGATGAGGCTTTTGCGTACTTTAGGGAGTTGCGAATGATAGGGTTGAGACCCAATGAGGTTAGCTTGACTGGGGTGCTCTCAGGCTGCGCACAAGTTGGGGCATCTGAGTTTGGTAAAATCTTACATGGGTTTATTGAGAAATCTGGGTTTAATTGGATTACTACCGTGAACAATGCACTTGTGGATATGTATGCAAGGTGTGGGAATGTAGGGATGGCTCGATTAGTTTTTCGGAGTATGCTACATAAAAGTGTTGTTTCTTGGACATCAATGATAGAGGGGCTTGCAATGCATGGTTATGCGGAAGAGGCGATACGGGTTTTCCATGAGATGGAAGGGTGCGGAATTAGGCCAGATTGGATTACCTTTGTTTCACTCCTATACGCTTGTAGTCATGCCGGGTTGATTGAACAAGGATGTAACTATTTTTCTAGGATGAAGGATGTGTATGATATCGACCCTACGGTTGAGCACTATGGCTGCATGGTTGATTTGTATGGTCGAGCTGGTTACCTGCAGAAGGCTTATGACTTTGTATGTCAAATGCCAATAACGCCTAATGCTATAATTTGGCGAACTCTTCTTGGTGCTTGCGGCATTCATGGGAATGTTGAGTTGGCAGAGCAAGTAAAGCCAAGACTTTTTGATCTAGAACCTTATGATTCGAGTGATAATGTGCTGCTGTCAAATATTTATGCAGTTGCAGGGAAATGGAAGGATGTCGCCACTGTGAGGCGGTCAATGACAGATCAGAAGATTAAGAAAACACCTGGTTGGAGTATGATCGAAGTTGACAGGACATTGTATAGGTTCGTGGCAGGGGAAAAAACGAATAAGACTACAGCAGAGGCTTACGAGAAGCTTAAGGAGATAATTAAAAGGCTTAGGCTTGAGGGAGGTTATGTTCCTGAAGTTGCAAGTGTGTTGCACGATGTAGATGAGGAAGAAAAGGAAGATTCGGTATCCAAACACAGCGAGAAGCTTGCTGTAGCTTTCGGGATCTCAAGGCTTTGTAAGGGGAGGGTTATAAGAATAGTAAAGAATCTGAGAATATGCAGAGATTGTCATACAGTTATGAAGTTGATCTCTAAGGTTTATGGATTAAAACTCGTTGTCAGAGATCGAAGTCGGTTTCACTCATTCGATGATGGCACTTGTTCTTGCAAAGATTACTGGTGA